From Virgibacillus natechei, the proteins below share one genomic window:
- a CDS encoding NADH-dependent flavin oxidoreductase, which translates to MNANYKTLLEPYPLSNDVELKNRIIMAPMTNFSSNPDGSVTEAEVNYYARRSKGVGAVITACAYVTPSGKGFPGEFGSDRDELIPSLRQLASGIKNQGAKAILQIFHGGRMCAPDLVPNGEIVSASNIPAENGATAGVEPRALTETEINEIIEAFGESTRRAIEAGFDGVEIHGANGYLIQQFFSPHSNRRDDQFGGNVQERMTFPLAVVDKVQQVVNEHAKEPFVVGYRFSPEEPETTGITMGDTLQLVDVLTEKGLDYLHVSLGEFWSKARRKADTTKTRVELLLEKIHNRVPLIGVGSIYSADQAREAFQTGVAFLALGRELIIDPDWVQKIEAGKEDEINTLVDVNKQAELEVPDPLWKAITTTPGWFPGVE; encoded by the coding sequence ATGAACGCTAACTATAAAACATTATTAGAACCTTATCCATTATCAAATGACGTGGAATTAAAAAATAGAATAATCATGGCACCAATGACAAACTTTTCATCGAATCCGGATGGTTCCGTTACAGAAGCAGAAGTGAATTATTACGCACGGCGTTCGAAAGGCGTGGGGGCAGTAATTACAGCATGTGCCTATGTAACTCCTAGCGGGAAAGGGTTCCCAGGTGAATTCGGCAGTGACCGCGATGAGCTTATCCCCAGCCTAAGACAATTAGCCAGCGGGATTAAAAATCAGGGAGCCAAAGCCATTTTGCAGATTTTCCATGGGGGAAGAATGTGTGCCCCAGACCTTGTTCCAAATGGGGAAATTGTAAGTGCGAGCAATATTCCGGCTGAAAACGGCGCAACAGCTGGCGTGGAACCTCGTGCATTAACGGAAACTGAGATCAACGAAATCATTGAGGCATTTGGAGAGTCCACACGTCGGGCGATCGAAGCAGGTTTTGATGGGGTTGAAATTCACGGAGCAAATGGGTACCTCATCCAACAATTTTTCTCCCCTCACTCCAATCGCCGCGATGATCAGTTTGGAGGAAATGTGCAAGAACGCATGACATTTCCATTGGCGGTTGTTGATAAAGTGCAACAGGTTGTAAATGAACATGCAAAAGAGCCGTTCGTTGTTGGGTATCGTTTTTCACCGGAAGAACCGGAAACAACTGGCATTACGATGGGTGATACTCTCCAATTGGTCGATGTGTTAACGGAGAAGGGACTAGATTATCTGCATGTATCCCTAGGCGAATTCTGGTCTAAAGCAAGAAGGAAAGCTGACACAACGAAGACACGTGTGGAGCTGCTTTTAGAAAAAATTCATAACCGCGTCCCATTAATCGGTGTAGGTTCCATCTATTCTGCTGATCAAGCGCGTGAAGCATTCCAGACCGGAGTCGCATTCCTAGCGCTTGGAAGAGAATTAATTATCGATCCAGACTGGGTACAAAAGATAGAAGCAGGAAAAGAAGATGAAATTAATACCTTAGTAGACGTCAACAAACAAGCGGAATTAGAGGTACCAGATCCATTATGGAAAGCTATTACAACTACGCCAGGTTGGTTCCCAGGAGTGGAATAA
- a CDS encoding glycerophosphodiester phosphodiesterase, which produces MKRILSIFFMTSLFLSLFTVPVLAANGQEITNVAHRGASGHTPENTMVAFDKAFEMKADYIEIDVQMTKDGELVAIHDTTVNRTTNGTGAVGDYTLEEIQQLDAGSWFGEEFAGEQIPTFEEIIDAYRGKIGILIELKSPGLYPGIEEKVADALIERNMHKPNNNKVIIQSFNHESVQTSKELVPNIPHGVLLGLQAAVVTDEQLAAFASYADYFNPNMNAVTDELVERVHAAEMEIWAYTVRSQEQADRLAEHEVDGIVTDFPEYVYDHPGN; this is translated from the coding sequence ATGAAGCGTATTCTTTCTATTTTTTTCATGACGAGTCTTTTTTTGAGCCTGTTCACGGTTCCTGTACTTGCTGCAAATGGGCAGGAGATTACCAATGTGGCACATCGGGGTGCTTCGGGGCATACGCCTGAAAATACGATGGTTGCGTTTGACAAAGCTTTTGAGATGAAAGCTGACTACATTGAAATCGATGTGCAAATGACGAAGGATGGGGAATTGGTTGCCATTCATGATACTACAGTAAACCGAACCACAAATGGAACGGGCGCTGTTGGTGATTATACGCTGGAAGAAATACAGCAATTGGATGCTGGCAGCTGGTTTGGTGAGGAATTTGCGGGGGAACAGATCCCGACTTTTGAAGAAATCATTGATGCTTATCGTGGAAAGATTGGTATTTTGATTGAATTGAAATCACCAGGGCTATATCCGGGTATCGAGGAAAAAGTTGCCGATGCTTTAATAGAACGCAATATGCATAAACCGAATAATAATAAAGTTATCATTCAATCGTTTAATCATGAATCAGTTCAAACATCAAAAGAATTGGTACCAAATATTCCACATGGTGTACTGCTTGGGCTTCAGGCAGCAGTCGTTACCGATGAGCAGTTAGCAGCATTTGCCAGCTATGCAGATTATTTTAATCCGAATATGAATGCAGTAACAGATGAACTGGTTGAGCGCGTTCATGCAGCCGAAATGGAAATCTGGGCCTATACCGTAAGATCACAAGAACAGGCAGATAGGTTGGCAGAACACGAAGTTGACGGTATCGTCACTGATTTTCCGGAGTATGTTTATGACCATCCCGGGAACTGA
- a CDS encoding helix-turn-helix domain-containing protein, protein MELLSINGLCLIIGVTEKTAKNWIEEFSTHIPKTTELGMTYYHPEAIDTLKFIKTCKNKNYQTPKIREMLANNISPITMQRTIEDVQRSLEQENYKENLLTVMQTIEKTISNVADQEKSIKSLQEQYYEQNKRIKDVDKQAKEINDLKQEIKALKQKLTPAKEYEEKKESFAKLFKQQKEDNHCFNQIITKLNQGI, encoded by the coding sequence TTGGAATTGTTAAGTATCAACGGGTTATGCCTCATCATTGGTGTCACAGAAAAAACGGCAAAAAATTGGATTGAGGAATTTAGTACTCATATCCCGAAAACGACAGAACTGGGTATGACCTATTATCACCCTGAAGCGATTGACACTTTAAAATTTATTAAAACATGTAAGAATAAAAACTATCAGACACCGAAAATTAGGGAAATGCTAGCAAATAATATTTCTCCTATCACAATGCAGAGAACGATAGAAGATGTACAACGGTCACTAGAGCAAGAAAATTACAAGGAAAACCTTTTAACAGTGATGCAGACAATCGAAAAGACCATATCCAATGTCGCTGATCAGGAAAAATCGATAAAATCCTTACAAGAACAGTACTATGAACAAAACAAGCGAATCAAAGATGTGGACAAACAGGCAAAAGAAATAAATGATTTAAAACAAGAAATCAAAGCTTTAAAGCAAAAACTTACACCAGCAAAAGAATATGAAGAAAAAAAGGAATCTTTCGCAAAGCTTTTTAAACAACAAAAGGAGGATAACCATTGTTTCAACCAGATAATAACAAAGCTAAACCAGGGGATCTAG
- a CDS encoding DUF2187 family protein has translation MFQPDNNKAKPGDLVEFKREDLLLTGKVLPSNCKNSIIVEISSENDLEAINYSHPNTVVSHKKYRIR, from the coding sequence TTGTTTCAACCAGATAATAACAAAGCTAAACCAGGGGATCTAGTCGAATTTAAAAGAGAAGATTTGCTTCTAACGGGAAAGGTATTACCATCTAATTGTAAGAATAGTATTATCGTTGAAATATCATCAGAAAATGATCTGGAAGCCATTAATTACAGTCACCCTAACACGGTAGTATCCCATAAAAAATACAGGATTAGATAA